From Rhodamnia argentea isolate NSW1041297 chromosome 10, ASM2092103v1, whole genome shotgun sequence, a single genomic window includes:
- the LOC115739154 gene encoding uncharacterized protein LOC115739154 isoform X1 encodes MQDPKTSHPRHRKPWYQRAIQMATLWRSTMSKPTEIPLPPTATLWKTITKSAEVPIPAPTSHRQKLRKCNSLRVATSFTRVCLCAPISSYNEVFKAEVPPRRSNSYPRSKSISTSHERMSTSPPPVAFRARPSIEGRRVFRGKSLTDDVLMRRFVVEEEAMMQVRRRNQMEVIRRRSMMRRRKIGPSRLSRMVMAGAE; translated from the exons ATGCAAGATCCCAAGACCTCTCACCCAag ACACAGGAAGCCCTGGTATCAGAGAGCAATTCAGATGGCAACCCTATGGAGATCAACCATGTCTAAGCCCACAGAAATCCCCTTGCCGCCCACCGCCACCTTGTGGAAGACCATCACGAAGTCCGCGGAAGTCCCGATCCCGGCCCCGACCTCGCACCGGCAGAAGCTGCGGAAATGCAACTCCCTGAGGGTCGCCACGTCGTTCACCCGGGTCTGCCTCTGCGCGCCCATCTCCTCCTACAACGAGGTTTTCAAGGCCGAAGTCCCGCCTAGGCGAAGCAACAGCTACCCGAGGTCAAAGTCGATCTCCACCTCGCACGAGCGGATGTCaacgtcgccgccgccggtcgcgtTCCGCGCGAGGCCTAGCATCGAGGGGAGGAGGGTGTTCCGGGGAAAGTCATTGACCGACGACGTGCTGATGAGGAGGTTCGTGGTGGAAGAGGAGGCGATGATGCAAGTCCGGAGGAGGAACCAAATGGAGGTCATCCGGCGGAGGAGCATGATGAGACGGAGGAAGATCGGCCCGAGCCGCCTTAGTCGAATGGTCATGGCCGGGGCTGAGTGA
- the LOC115739154 gene encoding uncharacterized protein LOC115739154 isoform X2, with the protein MATLWRSTMSKPTEIPLPPTATLWKTITKSAEVPIPAPTSHRQKLRKCNSLRVATSFTRVCLCAPISSYNEVFKAEVPPRRSNSYPRSKSISTSHERMSTSPPPVAFRARPSIEGRRVFRGKSLTDDVLMRRFVVEEEAMMQVRRRNQMEVIRRRSMMRRRKIGPSRLSRMVMAGAE; encoded by the coding sequence ATGGCAACCCTATGGAGATCAACCATGTCTAAGCCCACAGAAATCCCCTTGCCGCCCACCGCCACCTTGTGGAAGACCATCACGAAGTCCGCGGAAGTCCCGATCCCGGCCCCGACCTCGCACCGGCAGAAGCTGCGGAAATGCAACTCCCTGAGGGTCGCCACGTCGTTCACCCGGGTCTGCCTCTGCGCGCCCATCTCCTCCTACAACGAGGTTTTCAAGGCCGAAGTCCCGCCTAGGCGAAGCAACAGCTACCCGAGGTCAAAGTCGATCTCCACCTCGCACGAGCGGATGTCaacgtcgccgccgccggtcgcgtTCCGCGCGAGGCCTAGCATCGAGGGGAGGAGGGTGTTCCGGGGAAAGTCATTGACCGACGACGTGCTGATGAGGAGGTTCGTGGTGGAAGAGGAGGCGATGATGCAAGTCCGGAGGAGGAACCAAATGGAGGTCATCCGGCGGAGGAGCATGATGAGACGGAGGAAGATCGGCCCGAGCCGCCTTAGTCGAATGGTCATGGCCGGGGCTGAGTGA
- the LOC115739153 gene encoding small nuclear ribonucleoprotein-associated protein B', which produces MSMSKSSKMLQYINYRMRVTIQDGRQLVGKFMAFDRHMNLVLGDCEEFRKLPPAKGSKSNADREDRRTLGLVLLRGEEVISMTVEGPPSPDESRAKSAAASAVSGPGMGRAAGRGVPTAPLVQAQPGLAGPVRGVGGPAPGMMQPQISRPPMPQLSAPPVSYPAAPVIRPPSQMPPPPFPGQGPPQMGRGPPGPMPPGQFQPRPGGMPPPQFPVPPQQYGQRPPMAPPPQMMRGPPAPPRPGMPAPPPPRPGMPPPPGGQVPVYGPPRPGMPPPPNAPQSQQPPQ; this is translated from the coding sequence ATGTCGATGTCGAAGAGCTCGAAGATGCTGCAGTACATCAACTACCGGATGCGCGTCACCATCCAGGACGGTCGCCAGCTCGTCGGCAAGTTCATGGCCTTCGACCGCCACATGAACCTCGTCCTCGGCGACTGCGAGGAGTTCCGCAAGCTCCCCCCGGCCAAGGGCTCCAAGTCCAACGCCGACCGCGAGGACCGCCGCACCCTCGGCCTCGTCCTCCTCCGCGGTGAGGAGGTCATCTCCATGACCGTCGAGGGCCCCCCTTCCCCCGACGAGTCCCGCGCCAagtccgccgccgcctccgccgtgTCTGGCCCCGGCATGGGCCGCGCCGCCGGCCGGGGCGTTCCCACCGCCCCCCTCGTGCAGGCGCAGCCGGGGCTGGCTGGTCCTGTCCGTGGTGTTGGTGGCCCGGCCCCGGGGATGATGCAGCCGCAGATTTCACGGCCGCCCATGCCGCAGCTCTCCGCCCCGCCAGTCTCATACCCTGCCGCTCCAGTTATTCGACCCCCGTCCCAGATGCCGCCGCCCCCCTTCCCTGGGCAGGGGCCGCCGCAAATGGGTCGGGGACCGCCGGGGCCTATGCCCCCTGGGCAGTTCCAACCCAGGCCAGGTGGCATGCCTCCTCCGCAGTTCCCTGTGCCTCCTCAGCAGTATGGGCAAAGGCCACCTATGGCACCGCCACCTCAAATGATGCGAGGGCCTCCAGCTCCACCGAGGCCGGGGATGCCTGCCCCACCCCCACCACGCCCAGGGATGCCTCCCCCGCCTGGCGGTCAAGTGCCTGTTTATGGGCCACCGCGTCCAGGAATGCCGCCTCCCCCAAATGCCCCTCAATCTCAGCAGCCACCGCAGTGA